One Robbsia sp. KACC 23696 DNA segment encodes these proteins:
- a CDS encoding TetR/AcrR family transcriptional regulator, translating into MDAAWSVLVETGYDGSTYEAVAARAETSRPVIYPRCSDRASLLLAAVPDHLRKQPIHLPDTGNLRDDALEFSRNTNQTREDSTALIGAQLMTYFRQTGSSFSDLRQSLKRNGKAAFETFVERGVKRGELRDFPTCARVIDLPYDLLRHDIYMTLRPVSEASIEEIVDKVWMPLLLASDGVKAQ; encoded by the coding sequence ATGGACGCCGCCTGGAGTGTCTTGGTCGAAACAGGATATGACGGCTCTACATATGAAGCCGTCGCGGCGCGTGCAGAGACCAGTCGTCCAGTGATCTATCCGCGCTGCTCTGATCGAGCGAGCCTACTGCTCGCGGCGGTGCCCGATCACTTGAGAAAACAGCCCATTCATCTTCCCGATACCGGGAATCTTCGCGACGATGCGCTGGAATTCTCACGCAACACTAATCAGACCCGTGAGGATTCGACAGCACTCATCGGCGCGCAGTTGATGACGTACTTCCGCCAAACGGGATCGAGTTTTAGCGACCTGAGACAGTCGTTGAAACGAAACGGAAAAGCGGCTTTTGAAACGTTCGTCGAGCGCGGGGTCAAACGCGGAGAACTTCGCGACTTCCCGACTTGCGCCCGTGTGATCGACCTGCCATATGACCTGCTACGCCACGATATTTACATGACCTTGCGCCCGGTTTCAGAGGCTTCGATCGAAGAAATCGTGGACAAAGTTTGGATGCCGCTGCTACTAGCGTCCGATGGCGTGAAGGCGCAGTAG
- a CDS encoding OmpW family outer membrane protein, which produces MAAAVLGLLASTASFADQGDIIARVRAVSIRPDVHTSGTLSALGTSVNEATVPEIDFTYMVRKHIGVELILGTSRHKVTSNAGSLGGLSVLPPTLTAQWHFNPEGKVRPYVGAGVNYSWFYNDKLSYGGEGVGVKRNSFGPALQIGVDVQVSKRIFVNLDLKKLWMRTDPTLGGASLGTLKIDPWVVGVGVGTTF; this is translated from the coding sequence ATCGCCGCAGCCGTGCTCGGCTTACTTGCCAGTACTGCCAGCTTCGCCGATCAAGGCGACATCATTGCGCGGGTGCGAGCCGTCAGCATTCGGCCGGACGTCCATACGAGCGGCACCTTGTCCGCGCTCGGTACGTCGGTAAACGAGGCCACGGTGCCGGAAATCGATTTCACGTATATGGTCCGCAAGCATATCGGCGTGGAATTGATCCTGGGGACATCGCGCCATAAGGTGACATCAAATGCGGGCAGCTTGGGCGGCCTGAGCGTGTTGCCGCCAACTTTGACGGCGCAGTGGCACTTTAATCCGGAAGGTAAGGTGCGACCGTATGTGGGTGCGGGGGTTAACTACAGCTGGTTTTATAACGACAAGCTCAGCTATGGCGGTGAAGGCGTTGGCGTAAAGCGCAATAGCTTCGGGCCCGCGTTGCAGATTGGTGTGGACGTGCAGGTGAGCAAGCGGATCTTCGTCAATCTCGATTTGAAGAAGTTGTGGATGCGCACGGATCCGACGCTGGGAGGAGCGTCACTCGGGACATTGAAGATCGATCCGTGGGTGGTGGGCGTGGGTGTGGGGACGACGTTTTAA
- a CDS encoding cytochrome ubiquinol oxidase subunit I produces the protein MVNATVVELSRIQFAATALYHYLFIPVTLGMTFFLAAIETVYVVTGKPIYKQMAQFWAKLFLINFALGVATGLTMEFEFGTNWSFYSSFVGDVFGAPLAIEGLMAFFLESTFIGMMVFGWERLGRGKHLAVTYLVALGSNLSALWILVANSFMQSPHGLAFDYHTLRLQLTNFSDLIFSNEAQAKFVHTSVAGYVTAAIAVCGISAFYMARGRHLELARRSFRMAAVFGVLATAGVITLGDALGFIGGNAQPAKLAAMEGIWQPEAAPMSFNAIAFPSQKDQKNYGAVQVPYVLSLLETHSLTGTVPAISELEKEAEARVRSGIPAVQALQVLATHPEDSAALALFNEHKNDLGYGFLAQRYTDDLSTLTPAQVTQTAKDSIPPVAPVFWAFRLMVGLGLVMFAFFVLAMIFSVRNDVHKRGWFLKIVPWLIPVPFLANECGWVVAEVGRQPWTVYGVLPTWMSASTHSVGYMVFSLIGFVSIYTIFIIIEMTLMVKAIKQGPDEVHVHDVPVADLLPGFAGMSAAARRTEI, from the coding sequence ATGGTTAACGCAACAGTCGTCGAGTTGTCGCGCATACAGTTTGCGGCAACGGCGCTATATCACTATCTCTTCATACCCGTCACGCTTGGCATGACGTTCTTTCTCGCGGCGATTGAGACGGTGTATGTCGTCACGGGCAAGCCGATCTATAAACAAATGGCCCAGTTCTGGGCCAAGCTCTTTCTCATCAACTTTGCGCTAGGCGTCGCTACCGGCCTGACGATGGAGTTCGAGTTCGGCACGAACTGGTCGTTCTATTCCAGCTTCGTCGGCGACGTTTTCGGTGCACCGCTGGCGATCGAAGGCCTGATGGCATTCTTCCTGGAGTCGACCTTCATCGGCATGATGGTCTTCGGCTGGGAGCGTCTCGGGCGCGGTAAGCATCTGGCCGTGACCTATCTGGTGGCGCTTGGCTCGAACCTGTCGGCGCTGTGGATTCTGGTGGCGAATAGCTTCATGCAGTCGCCGCATGGCTTGGCCTTCGACTATCACACGCTGCGCCTGCAATTGACGAACTTCAGCGATTTGATCTTCAGCAATGAAGCGCAAGCGAAGTTCGTGCATACCAGCGTGGCCGGCTATGTCACGGCGGCTATCGCGGTATGCGGCATCAGCGCCTTCTATATGGCACGTGGCCGCCATCTCGAATTGGCACGTCGATCCTTCCGCATGGCGGCCGTGTTCGGGGTATTGGCAACCGCTGGCGTCATCACGCTCGGCGATGCGCTCGGTTTCATCGGCGGCAATGCGCAACCCGCAAAGCTGGCCGCGATGGAAGGCATCTGGCAGCCGGAAGCCGCGCCGATGTCCTTCAATGCCATCGCGTTCCCATCGCAGAAGGATCAGAAGAACTACGGCGCCGTTCAAGTGCCGTATGTCTTGTCCCTGCTCGAGACGCACTCGTTGACCGGCACCGTTCCGGCCATCAGCGAACTAGAGAAAGAGGCGGAGGCCCGCGTTCGCAGCGGCATTCCAGCGGTACAGGCACTGCAAGTTCTTGCGACGCACCCGGAGGATAGCGCCGCGCTCGCCCTGTTCAACGAACATAAGAACGACCTCGGCTACGGTTTTCTGGCACAGCGCTATACCGACGATCTGTCCACGCTGACGCCGGCGCAAGTCACGCAGACGGCGAAGGACTCCATTCCGCCGGTGGCCCCGGTGTTCTGGGCGTTCCGCCTGATGGTGGGCCTGGGTCTGGTGATGTTCGCCTTCTTCGTGCTGGCCATGATCTTCAGCGTGCGCAACGACGTGCATAAGCGCGGCTGGTTCCTGAAGATCGTGCCGTGGTTGATCCCGGTGCCCTTCCTTGCGAACGAGTGCGGCTGGGTCGTCGCCGAGGTCGGACGCCAACCGTGGACCGTCTACGGCGTGCTGCCGACCTGGATGTCGGCGTCCACCCATAGCGTCGGCTATATGGTGTTTTCCTTGATCGGCTTCGTCTCGATTTACACGATCTTCATCATCATCGAAATGACGCTGATGGTGAAGGCAATCAAGCAGGGCCCGGATGAGGTGCATGTACACGACGTCCCGGTTGCCGATCTGCTGCCTGGTTTTGCTGGTATGTCCGCGGCAGCGCGCCGTACGGAGATTTAA
- the cydB gene encoding cytochrome d ubiquinol oxidase subunit II, whose protein sequence is MELYLGLKVVWWLIVGVVLIGVGAMVGMDMGVGTLLRYVGRSDIERRVALNVVGPHWEGNQVWFILGGGGLFAAFPLIYGTAFSGFYIVMLLLLWSMIVRPLAFEYRSKLPGQNWRNGWDWMLFVSGFVPMLVFGAAIGNVLQGVPFHLSWNMTSYYTGSFLSLFNPFAILCGLLSVTLSCYVGAATISNGTEGVMADRARRAGVISGLASFVLFALGGVWLHSLTGYVLTGGPTPGAVQTPLQQSVMPQLGAWFTNFSAHPVLWVLPIAALAALLLGSAAIGARRGYLAWWLGLVVWAGVIGSVGAAMFPFMMPSSAEPSHSLTIWNASSSELTLAWMLGFAVVFVPLIIWYTSWCFYVMRGKVSADHVAADDHAY, encoded by the coding sequence ATGGAACTCTATCTCGGATTGAAAGTGGTCTGGTGGCTGATCGTCGGCGTCGTGTTGATCGGCGTGGGTGCGATGGTCGGCATGGACATGGGGGTCGGCACCTTGCTGCGATATGTCGGGCGCAGCGATATCGAACGACGCGTCGCGTTGAACGTCGTGGGGCCGCATTGGGAAGGCAATCAGGTCTGGTTCATCCTGGGCGGTGGCGGCTTGTTTGCCGCATTCCCCTTGATCTACGGTACGGCGTTCTCCGGCTTCTACATCGTCATGCTGCTGCTGCTGTGGAGCATGATCGTCCGGCCGCTCGCCTTCGAATACCGCAGCAAGCTGCCGGGCCAGAACTGGCGCAATGGCTGGGACTGGATGTTGTTCGTCAGCGGTTTTGTGCCGATGCTGGTGTTCGGCGCCGCCATCGGCAACGTACTGCAAGGCGTGCCGTTTCATCTGTCGTGGAACATGACGTCGTACTACACGGGCAGCTTCCTGTCCTTGTTTAACCCGTTTGCGATCCTCTGCGGTCTGTTGTCGGTCACGCTGTCGTGCTATGTGGGCGCGGCCACCATCAGCAACGGTACGGAGGGCGTGATGGCGGACCGAGCACGTCGAGCCGGCGTTATTTCAGGATTGGCTTCCTTCGTGCTGTTTGCGTTGGGCGGTGTCTGGCTCCACTCGTTGACCGGCTATGTCTTGACAGGCGGCCCGACGCCGGGCGCCGTGCAAACCCCGCTGCAGCAAAGCGTCATGCCGCAGTTAGGCGCCTGGTTCACGAATTTCTCGGCGCATCCGGTGTTGTGGGTGCTTCCGATCGCTGCGTTAGCGGCGCTGTTGCTGGGGAGTGCCGCAATCGGCGCCCGTCGCGGCTATCTGGCGTGGTGGTTAGGTCTGGTGGTGTGGGCCGGCGTGATCGGCTCGGTTGGCGCGGCGATGTTCCCGTTCATGATGCCGTCGAGTGCCGAACCGTCGCATAGCCTGACGATCTGGAACGCTAGTTCGAGTGAATTGACGCTCGCCTGGATGCTCGGATTTGCCGTCGTGTTCGTGCCGCTGATCATCTGGTACACGAGCTGGTGCTTCTATGTGATGCGCGGCAAGGTGTCCGCCGATCACGTCGCCGCCGACGACCACGCCTACTAA
- the cydD gene encoding thiol reductant ABC exporter subunit CydD, whose product MASTERLIERPADWLKMRAKSVRGLIGCSMAASALSAVLLCVQAWILAQDLYAASFLHQPWHRFLSSAALFAACAVGRFGLAMVSRHYGFRAGRQQVSEIRQSVLGHLQRLGPSWMARESSGVWVTRVVDGTEALEAYYARYLPQMVSAALLPVVVLIAVFPSDWIAGVVLLVTAPLVPVFMILLGNAAERASQRRWSVLTRLGAQFNDLLQGLVTLRLFGAGERASLLLETGSETYRRGTMQVLRVAFLSSFVLEFFATVSIAVVAVLIGFRLYWGQQVFSHAMFVLLLAPEFYLPLRGLGALRHVKMDAMAIATDVRLLLETPISSEASAEKTPESANDSPRSACSAMASQNKAPTVSLANVSFCYAEARGALHDVSATFPAGRTTAIIGPSGAGKSTLLQLLLGLEQPQLGSVLVDGVALTQIDSAMWHRQISWVPQRPRLFAGSLRENILIAMPDADDAALRAAASRAALDPIIACLPRGWETPLGEHGYGLSGGEAQRIALARALLRDAPVLILDEPTQQLDPASIDVINQVLAQRAADGRTIIQVGHRMALAERADHVVVLDAGRVVQQGSPAELKQADGLYASLLEADGVL is encoded by the coding sequence ATGGCTTCCACCGAGCGACTTATCGAACGTCCGGCCGATTGGTTGAAAATGCGTGCCAAGTCCGTGCGCGGTTTGATCGGCTGCTCGATGGCCGCAAGCGCGTTGTCGGCAGTGCTGTTGTGCGTTCAGGCATGGATTCTCGCGCAAGACTTGTATGCGGCATCTTTTCTGCATCAGCCATGGCATCGCTTCCTATCGTCGGCGGCATTGTTCGCGGCCTGCGCAGTAGGGCGTTTCGGCTTGGCGATGGTGAGTCGGCACTACGGTTTCCGCGCCGGGCGCCAGCAGGTCAGTGAGATTCGGCAGTCCGTTCTGGGCCATCTGCAGCGCTTGGGGCCTTCGTGGATGGCACGGGAATCCAGTGGCGTCTGGGTCACCCGGGTCGTAGACGGCACCGAAGCGTTGGAAGCGTACTACGCGCGTTACTTGCCGCAGATGGTCTCCGCCGCATTACTGCCGGTGGTCGTGTTGATCGCGGTTTTCCCATCGGATTGGATTGCCGGTGTCGTGCTCTTGGTGACTGCGCCTCTTGTGCCGGTCTTCATGATTCTGCTCGGCAATGCGGCCGAGCGCGCCAGCCAGCGTCGCTGGTCCGTGCTGACAAGGCTTGGCGCGCAGTTCAACGATTTGCTGCAAGGCCTGGTCACGCTGCGCTTGTTCGGCGCAGGCGAGCGCGCGAGCCTGTTGTTGGAGACCGGCAGCGAAACCTACCGACGCGGCACGATGCAGGTGCTGCGCGTGGCGTTTCTCTCGTCGTTCGTACTGGAGTTTTTTGCGACGGTCAGTATCGCCGTGGTGGCGGTATTGATCGGCTTTCGCTTGTACTGGGGCCAGCAGGTGTTTTCGCACGCGATGTTCGTGCTGTTGCTGGCGCCTGAATTCTACCTGCCGCTGCGTGGCCTGGGTGCTCTGCGTCATGTGAAGATGGACGCTATGGCGATCGCCACAGATGTTCGTCTCTTGCTGGAGACGCCGATTTCGTCGGAGGCATCGGCGGAAAAAACGCCGGAATCAGCAAACGACAGTCCACGGTCGGCGTGTTCCGCCATGGCATCCCAGAATAAAGCGCCAACGGTGTCATTGGCGAATGTCAGCTTCTGCTATGCCGAAGCACGCGGTGCGCTGCACGATGTCAGCGCGACTTTCCCCGCCGGCCGAACGACAGCGATCATCGGCCCGAGCGGTGCGGGAAAAAGCACGTTGCTGCAACTGTTATTGGGATTGGAGCAGCCTCAGCTAGGGAGCGTGCTCGTCGATGGCGTTGCGCTGACGCAGATCGATAGCGCGATGTGGCATCGACAAATCAGTTGGGTGCCACAACGTCCGCGGTTGTTTGCTGGCAGCTTGCGAGAAAACATCCTGATTGCGATGCCCGATGCCGACGACGCCGCGCTGCGGGCCGCAGCGTCTCGTGCCGCATTGGATCCGATCATCGCGTGCTTGCCGCGTGGCTGGGAGACGCCGCTGGGCGAGCATGGTTACGGCTTGTCGGGTGGCGAAGCACAGCGAATCGCCCTGGCGCGCGCCTTATTACGAGATGCGCCTGTATTGATCCTCGATGAGCCGACGCAGCAGTTGGATCCGGCGTCCATAGATGTCATCAATCAAGTACTGGCGCAACGCGCGGCAGACGGACGGACGATTATTCAGGTGGGGCATAGGATGGCGCTGGCCGAGCGCGCCGACCACGTCGTAGTGCTCGATGCGGGACGCGTCGTGCAACAAGGCAGCCCTGCGGAATTGAAACAAGCGGATGGTCTCTACGCCAGCTTGCTGGAAGCGGATGGTGTGCTATGA